From a single Porites lutea chromosome 10, jaPorLute2.1, whole genome shotgun sequence genomic region:
- the LOC140951136 gene encoding uncharacterized protein produces MAQNLPFSVANILRSDFPHPSRISRTPRVLYVPPCFQEAANVPFVAGLRCELDQRMKCGQAGCFSYSGAPPIFSRPEKDTMQSSTQRRKRQGKTNSNKSARSKKSDESKEDSNASKEKKHVKKKRNRSHFTQVQLKYLDDVFSRQQYLTRDERALLANALDMTELQIRNWFQNRRYQLRHRGVNKPRQVPVKVLVSSSTGHASEAD; encoded by the exons ATGGCGCAAAACTTGCCTTTTTCAGTGGCTAATATACTTCGTTCGGACTTCCCCCATCCTTCGCGTATTAGCAGAACACCCAGGGTTTTATATGTGCCACCTTGTTTTCAAGAAGCTGCAAATGTTCCATTTGTAGCCGGCTTGCGTTGCGAGCTTGATCAACGTATGAAGTGCGGACAAGCTGGATGTTTTAGCTACAGCGGTGCTCCGCCAATATTTTCACGGCCAGAGAAAGATACGATGCAAAGTTCCACTCAAAGAAGGAAACGACAGGGAAAGACGAACTCCA ACAAAAGTGCTAGAAGTAAAAAGAGCGATGAAAGTAAAGAGGACAGCAATGCTAGTAAGGAGAAAAAACATGTTAAAAAGAAGCGAAACAGAAGTCATTTCACACAGGTGCAGCTCAAATACCTGGATGACGTGTTTTCCCGCCAACAGTACCTGACACGTGATGAGCGTGCGCTGCTAGCGAATGCTTTGGACATGACAGAGCTACAGATCAGAAACTGGTTTCAGAACAGGAGATACCAGTTACGTCATCGAGGAGTCAACAAACCGAGGCAGGTTCCTGTTAAGGTGCTGGTCAGCAGTAGTACTGGGCATGCGTCCGAGGCCGACTGA
- the LOC140950447 gene encoding uncharacterized protein, with protein sequence MTDTHQQKTSLSFSIDNILRDDFPKQRKPRISAVSFPTVQSKFGRWPSAPFYRCFAVRYNPVLVRLLPNMQRFGERLQQANRVRELILAHQTEKRAEEGSLRTDYDKEEDFQDNEDEIEEDKAKQHPQQDKCIKEKSLQRKRRIRSHFTQRQLQYLEKIFSRQQYLTRDERTLLARGLEMTELQIRNWFQNKRYQKKHRAISNDSKADKEDQPEKPDTSMDGNADV encoded by the exons ATGACGGATACACATCAACAAAAGACCTCTCTTTCTTTTTCGATTGACAATATTCTGAGAGATGACTTTCCAAAGCAGCGAAAGCCAAGAATCAGTGCTGTGAGTTTCCCAACCGTTCAGTCCAAGTTCGGTCGCTGGCCGAGCGCACCATTTTACCGATGTTTTGCAGTCCGTTATAATCCAGTCCTTGTGCGACTGCTGCCTAACATGCAAAGATTCGGGGAAAGGTTGCAGCAAGCTAACAGAGTAAGAGAACTGATCTTAGCGCACCAGACGGAAAAACGAGCAGAAGAAGGAAGCCTGAGAACTGACTACGATAAAGAGGAAGACTTCCAGGATAATGAAG ATGAAATAGAAGAAgataaagcaaaacaacatcCACAGCAGGACAAGTGCATAAAGGAAAAAAGCCTACAAAGAAAGCGACGAATTCGCAGCCATTTTACACAGCGTCAACTTCAATATCTGGAGAAAATATTTTCCCGCCAACAGTATCTGACACGTGACGAGAGAACCCTGTTAGCGAGGGGACTGGAAATGACTGAGCTTCAAATCAGAAACTggtttcaaaacaaaagataTCAGAAAAAACATCGCGCAATTTCAAATGACAGTAAAGCAGACAAAGAGGACCAACCAGAAAAACCGGATACTTCAATGGATGGAAATGCCGATGTTTAA